The Bos mutus isolate GX-2022 chromosome 11, NWIPB_WYAK_1.1, whole genome shotgun sequence nucleotide sequence TTTGTGCCTCCACAATCTGATTTTCATGGTTTCCCTTAGGAATACATGGGTACCCCTATCACCCATGAATCTATTTTAAATCTGTCTTACTCTCTTTATCTCaaggaattaaataattttttaaaccaaaaaccACAACTTGATTCCTGACTACTAAAGCCAATGTGAATACCTCCAGGGTCCTCCTCTTAGTAAAATGACCCCTTTCTTACTGCTCATTTCtcccaagtattttttaaaaatttattactattattattattattacttttaacaCCAAAAAGCATCTTGTATTTCTCCCAAGTATTTTTCTGGCATATTCTTTCTAGAAGGTTGTGTTGTTGGGAAGGGTCAGGAATTTGGTAACAAAAGGAGAACTAatctgaaaattagaaaaaactCACCAAATGCCTGTCAAATGAATGAGTGTTGGCACATTTTGGAAATGGACTGCTGACCATCCATGACCTCCCCCCAGTGTCTTTAAGTATGTTTTCTGAGATATTTGTGCTTGTCCTGTGTCACCCCACTCCAAATGACAACCCTATTATGAATGGATGTGACTGATCTGTTTTTCAGGTGGTATTTCTGATGGCACTGGCCATCTTTGGGACACAATCTTTGGGAAATGAGGTGAGTTAGTTCACTATAGATATTATATCCTAGAGATATTGGGAGAGCAAAAAGAAGACACAAAATAATCTGAAGGACAGTGGGGAGTCTACATGCCCTACGCGTGGGATGAAATCCCAGAAATAACCAATAACAGAAACAATAAGGCTGACTATTTCTTCCAATCACAATACCTTAAAAATATAACCCATCGCTTTAAAATGTGGTCAATTTCATTTCTCATGTGATGTCATTGCTTTGCCCATGTATAATTCAATGAACTAAGAGGAAGACCTTTGCATTCTTATTTTAGCATGGGCTTTTGGTCTGGGATGCCAGTGGGAACATCTCAATGTTCAATCTCTTGTTCAAAGCAATAGAAGGCTTTACTTTGCTGGGAGGGTTGCCTTTCAAATGCACATGGTTTGTGAAAACACCATTATGTCTTTGTCAATCTAGGTTTATAACATCATTAGCCCAACTGACAAAGGTGGCCAAATTCAGGAGACGATGACAGTTGACAATGAAAAAAATGCTGCCATCATTAACATCCATGCAGGATCATGCTCCTCTACCACCATTTTTGACTATAAACATGTAAGCagcaatattttatattcttcaagAATGGACTCCTACAGGGTGGAGGGACAACCATTTATCATGCATTTGAATTCCAGGATCTATCCTTGtaattctttcagaatttccttacttcttcttttcccatttctaatttaaaaattgatgagACAGGAAATATACAAATTTGCTTGATTTTTTCAGGTAGGAAGCCTGATGATGCTGGCTCATTACAGGCTCAGAAAGTGCCTAGAAGACTGACTAAAACCCAGGGCAAGGCCTGGCACACAGGCTctcaaaaatatttctcaaatgtgTGAGTGAAGTAGGGCTTCTTCTAATACAAAAAATTTTGCAGAAAGAGAGCAATCATGAAACAAGCAGTCACAAAATAGCAGAAGTCCTGAACAGCTACATAGTTAACTATGTACATAggatatgaaataaattatacttttggAAGAATTAAAGCATGTtaacttaaaaacattatgctattTCCAAGTTTCAATTGCTGGAATTAACAATAAATCTCAGAAACCTGTTCAGAAAACTTATTCCAtccttgattcattcatttatgtttttgttttccatttgttccACCTGGGTGACAAACCTGCTTTTATCTATGGAGAGAGTTATGCGCTGTGGATATAAGTAGTCCACAGTCTATGGCACTGGGCATTTGAACTTGCTTTTCTTGTAGAAacctcctccctgcctctgtcccACTGTTATTGGGAGTTTCATGACACATTTGaaagcatcaggtcttagttttcAAGGAGTTGTGCTGAAATTCTTTTTAAGCAGATATCAGGGAAATCCCAAAAGTATCTTTAAAAAGTAGCATGGTGAGAAGTTGGTATAAGCCTCTCCATTATCATCAGGCTTGGCTTCTGGATTTTTGGATTTTAGGAACTGGAAATTAGTGAGAACTAAAAATTAGGGACTAGAAAGATTTGCATTATATACAATCTTATATGCTGAATAATTATTTGGAACTATGCAGAGAAAATTCCACTCCAGATGAATATTCCAGAAGGTTCCTTTTGGCTCCAAGTTCTTCACCTTCCATTGTTCTTCCAATCCCAACTTCCTTCATTCCATCCTTATGCAGCCAGCTTGGGTTTGAGGTggagaaaagatgaagagaagatggtgaagaggggagaggagagtcAATGAAACATGTATGTGTGGAGCATGAGGGTGGTGTGGATATGTTGAGGAGATCTTCTAAAGCAGTACTGTCCAGTGGAACTTTCTGCAATGGTAGAAATGCTCTGTATCTGCATTTTCCAATAGGGAAGCTACTAATCACTTGTGGTTACAGAGCACTTGAAATATGTGATGGAGGAAGtacagtttaaattttatttaatttgactttaaatgtaaatggaaacTTGTGGCTGGTAATTAACACATTTGAAAGCACAGTATTTACTCCAAATTGAGGACGTGGAAGAACAAAATCAATAGAGAGAGACAAAGAACAATTTCTCCTTAACCTTTCAAACCCCAAACTGCAAAACCAAAACGTGAAAAGTGAGAGACACATCAAGAGTTTACAGAAATTTAGAGATAGAAATgacaagtgaaaaagtgaaatgaTGCGGTAAATGGATTGCAGCTTGAAAATCTTACTGTGCATGTTTGAAGCTTTCCTGAAGGGCTGTACTCACTAAGTTCAGAACCCAGGGAACTGGGAGGGGCAGTGACTGTGCTCTTGCTGCTTTAGGGCTACATTGCGCTCAGGGTGCTCTCCAGAAGAGCCTGCTACATCCTGAAGATGGACCACAAAGCCATCCCTGCTCTGGACCAGCTCAAACGGTACATCTTTGAGAGGAAGGTAATTATGGGGTAGCCTTAAGTATTCCCTGCTCTTGAGCCAGAGAATATAGGGTCCATGGAGAAAtgaagaggggaagggataaGGATACGGTACTCTCCACTTTAAAGCATTTTCATATACATTGATTTTAGAGCAGGAATATATCTCTTAGCTTGAGTTCCACTATGCAGCCCCCAGGTATAAGAACTTATAATACAAAGGCTGCCTCTGCTCAGCCCTAGATATGTGTCCTCAGGCAAACTACTTACTTccttagaaagtaaaaataacaattaaaaatttaaaaacctatcaTAAATGCCAGTGTCTTTGTAGAAAGGACTAACTGCTCTTTTCTTAAAACAAGGCTTCAGGAAGTAATGATTGGGAGGAAAAATGAGTGAAGTTATAATATCCAATAACACAATGCTGCAAGTAAATACAATATAGTGAGAATAAGCAAACATTGTGTGAGGCTAGGAACCCGAggtttaattttccttttgtgtcttCTCATTGGGCACAGGATTCACTCTCTCTAGGTTTCATTGTCATTAGCTGCAAAATAACattgataataataatgaggCTTCTCTACAGACCAAGCGGTCAGAAGAAATGATGTCTTGAGATCCCTGACCACCTTCTGTTCAataatctgaaagagaaaaagtcaCAATTTAGAATAAGGTACACCAGATTGTATTGATTTATTTCATCTTATTCCACTCTGTCGTACTGATCTAGGCTTTGAACAGCATGTTCTCTGACAAATACATCTGGGTCAAGTACAACCCACTGAAGTCTCTGATCACACATGTGGATTGGTTCCTGTTTGGATCACCCATCAGGCAGCTTTGCGAACATGTCCCCTTATATCAGGGGGAAGTGGCTGATAAGACACGTAAGTACCAATAAATCATTCCTTCACCAAATATTTTCTGACTGCTGCAATATGTCAGGCACTCTGTTAAGTGCTGTGTGAGatacaaataaatatgaaacatgACTCGATTTGGTTTATTGGGGGAATTAAATATCTTTCTTGTGTGGAAATGCTTCTAAATGTTGGGGGagacacagaaatgaataaaactcTGCCCCCAAGGAACACATGATCTGGTGGAGAAGTTAATTCATTAAGATAGGGGATGGAATAAAAAGAGATTCCTTTGGGACCAAGGAAAAACTATTGGATTTTCTAAAGTATagtatagggcttccttggtggttcagtggtaaagaatccacctggaatgcaggagacacaggacatgtgtgttcgatccccaggttgggaagattcctttagagtaggaaatggcaacccactccagtattcttgcctgggaaaatcccacagtcagaggagcctggcaggcccatAGGGTCGCcaggggtcagacatgactgagcaactgaacacaaagtTCAGCATGGTAACTCTGGTTAATAATATggtattgtacacttgaaagttgCTGACAGTAAAGATTAAGAATTTCTACCACACAAACACAAAAGGGTTAACTACAGGTAGTGATGGATGTGCTATTTTGACCTTCTATAATGTATCTGTATATCAAATTATCATATTGTACACtttggtggtggcttagtcactaaatcatgtccggctctttgtaacCCAGTGTaccgtagcctgtcaggctcctgagtccatgggattttccaggcaagaatactggagtgggtagccatttccttctcaggggtatcttcctgacccagggatcgaacctgagatTCCTGTGTTgaaggtggattgtttaccactgcgccaccaggggagccccaatatattgtacattttaaatatatacaaatatatttgtcAATTGTTTCTCAAAAAGGTTAAAGAGCAATCAGAATTTAGGATAAGATTGGTCCAAAAAAGAGCAGGCAAAGTGGACTGACAGACGGGGAATAAAAACTCTGATTTATCCAGGTAACATATGTCACTGCAGTCATTCCTGGTATTTTTGCACAAAACTGCTAAATATGGCCAATTATTAAGAGTGGCCAGAGTGAAAGAGAGGCTGGATCACAGACAGTGAAGGCAGCAAGAAAAATTCCTCAGAGTAGTgggaggtagataaagaagaaaagaaatggtgTTTATTACCTTTCTATTGCCCAGGTGTtaaggtatttttcttttaataaggtCATTAGTACTTACAAGTAAAGGCACACTGGCATGCCATCAATGCAGAATGCCATGGCATCAACTGAGTCAGAGAGTACTTCCAGGAGTTGTTAGTCTTATTTAAGctaatatataattattctttACAAGTATAGCTGAAATCTTGAGCAACATGAAATTATATGTACAACCCCTTGTCAAAACATTTACAAAAGGGCATTGGTTTGCTAAATTAAACCTAATTTGCTAACgtcttcattctctttctttcaacAATTTCCCCCTTTTCAGATAATACTGGTGCTGGAGTCTGCGCAAAGGCTGGGCTCCTGGGCATCTTGGGAATTTCCGTCTGTGCAGATGTTCACGTGTAAGGCATTCAGCTCACtggtttcatctttttaaagaaatacactcTTGGTTTCCACTCAACACCCAAATTAAATTCTTTCTCAATGCCCCAACTAATTTGGAGATTCACTAGTAAAACACGACTAGTATATTTATAGATATCTGCGTGTTTGTTTTTGTAAACCACAAAGGGAAGCCAAATGATGTTTACATCAATATATGACAGAAATTGCCAGGATTTCAAATAAAGTGCATAGTGTGAAAATTCCCAGATAATATAGGTGAGTTACATACAGGCTGGTCACTTATGTGCAAGTCTCCATTTTTGCATCTGTCATTTAGACCAGCTGCCCATCTCTCCATCCAACACACTGAGGTAGCTTAGGTAGGGCAGGGGCTCAGGTGACAGGAACTTCCACCTAATGAGAGGGATAGTTTATTTATACCCTTTAAAGACAACTTGACTGATCAGATGATGcaaactttataaataaaatttatgttatcAAGTATACCTTCTGACAAAGTCCCCAGCTTTGAGGGGCATTTATGTAACTTTTAGTTCATCAGATTAGTGACTCAACTGTAATAAACACTATCATGACATATTTCATCCCAGAGtgtggagagagagggggagaaacACCCATCACCTAGAGAGAGATGCATATTCCTGAAAGTTTTACAGGAGTGAGGACTTGACTGGGAATATCAAGTCAATGTAGGAGGAAACAATTTctaacatttcaaataaattgCAAAAGGTGGGCAAATTTCCAGCTCATATAATTAATTCTCATATGGACTGGTC carries:
- the GKN2 gene encoding gastrokine-2, whose translation is MKILVVFLMALAIFGTQSLGNEVYNIISPTDKGGQIQETMTVDNEKNAAIINIHAGSCSSTTIFDYKHGYIALRVLSRRACYILKMDHKAIPALDQLKRYIFERKALNSMFSDKYIWVKYNPLKSLITHVDWFLFGSPIRQLCEHVPLYQGEVADKTHNTGAGVCAKAGLLGILGISVCADVHV